In one window of Pseudomonas chlororaphis subsp. chlororaphis DNA:
- a CDS encoding sensor histidine kinase, protein MRARHRPGGPRDTIARWIALTTLMAMLTALAFNALFVQLAGVWAKPPLSESGLVERIASITNMIEAAEPTQRSRLAEVASNSVLSVTWHNRRQDISVPVTDDPEYRTDSEGLRQLLKSPNGHIEAYQPSDWPGPNGQYALLIQLADDSWLMFSSASRSWGLDEGPRNLIVIGLVLLSTVLVALIATRRLAKPLQQFALGARRFGVDFRAPPIEPVGPHEIRQAILAFNAMQAQLQHFIKDRTQMLAAISHDLRTPLTRMRLRGEFIEDPEQQRRLFHDVDEMQAMINSALDFFRDDARLEEATSFDLAELLQTLVDDYRDQSIDIAFSGPPRLVYFGRPLGLKRVMSNLLENAIKYGSEPAIEVVADAEQVKVCVLDRGPGIPVEWQEQVFEPFFRMESSRNRNTGGVGLGLSAARAIVLEHGGELRLRNRDGGGLQACVLLPVQGI, encoded by the coding sequence ATGAGGGCAAGACACAGACCGGGTGGCCCGCGCGACACCATCGCCCGCTGGATCGCCCTGACCACCCTGATGGCGATGCTCACCGCGCTGGCCTTCAATGCGCTGTTCGTGCAGTTGGCCGGGGTCTGGGCCAAGCCGCCGTTGAGCGAATCCGGCCTGGTGGAGCGGATCGCGTCTATTACCAACATGATCGAGGCCGCCGAACCGACGCAGCGCTCGCGCCTGGCCGAAGTGGCCAGCAATTCGGTCTTGAGCGTGACCTGGCACAACAGGCGACAAGACATCTCGGTGCCGGTGACCGACGACCCGGAATACCGCACGGATTCGGAGGGGCTTCGGCAGTTGCTCAAATCGCCGAACGGGCATATCGAGGCTTATCAGCCCAGCGATTGGCCCGGGCCGAACGGCCAGTACGCGTTGCTGATCCAATTGGCCGACGATTCCTGGCTGATGTTTTCTTCGGCGTCGCGCAGTTGGGGGCTGGACGAGGGGCCGCGTAACCTGATCGTGATCGGGCTGGTGTTGTTGTCCACCGTCCTGGTCGCCCTGATCGCCACCCGCCGCCTGGCCAAGCCCTTGCAGCAGTTCGCCCTGGGCGCGCGGCGCTTTGGCGTGGACTTTCGCGCGCCGCCCATCGAGCCGGTCGGGCCCCACGAGATTCGCCAGGCGATCCTCGCGTTCAACGCCATGCAGGCCCAGTTGCAGCACTTCATCAAGGACCGCACGCAGATGCTCGCGGCGATCTCCCATGACCTGCGTACCCCCCTGACGCGCATGCGCCTGCGCGGCGAGTTCATCGAGGACCCCGAGCAGCAGCGCCGGCTGTTCCATGACGTCGACGAGATGCAGGCGATGATCAACTCGGCCCTGGATTTCTTCCGTGACGACGCGCGGCTGGAGGAGGCGACGTCCTTCGATCTGGCGGAACTGCTGCAAACCCTGGTCGACGATTACCGCGACCAGTCCATCGACATCGCGTTCAGCGGCCCGCCGCGCCTGGTGTATTTCGGCCGCCCGCTGGGGCTCAAGCGGGTCATGAGCAACCTGCTGGAAAACGCCATCAAATATGGCAGCGAACCGGCGATTGAAGTGGTGGCGGATGCCGAGCAGGTGAAGGTCTGTGTGCTGGATCGCGGGCCGGGGATTCCCGTCGAGTGGCAGGAACAGGTGTTCGAGCCGTTCTTCCGCATGGAAAGCTCGCGCAACCGCAACACCGGCGGCGTCGGCCTGGGGCTTTCCGCGGCGCGGGCAATCGTGCTGGAGCATGGCGGCGAACTGCGCTTGCGCAACCGTGACGGTGGCGGGCTGCAGGCCTGTGTATTGTTGCCGGTGCAGGGTATCTAG
- a CDS encoding GtrA family protein, whose product MKLAFHLFWFAVAGALGFLVDAGVLYILKGSLGLYAARVISFFCATFATWAFNRTITFGAEKSGHSKKREFSIYLFLMLIGGSVNYLTYALLVSTQEFIASNPVIGVAAGSIAGMFINLATSKIFLFKNAESKIHGDDFDQAE is encoded by the coding sequence ATGAAGCTAGCCTTTCACCTTTTTTGGTTCGCTGTAGCTGGGGCACTTGGCTTTCTAGTTGATGCTGGCGTTCTATATATTTTGAAAGGCTCGCTGGGACTATATGCAGCAAGAGTCATATCATTTTTTTGTGCGACATTTGCAACATGGGCTTTTAACAGGACAATAACCTTTGGAGCTGAGAAGTCAGGGCATTCAAAGAAAAGGGAATTCTCGATTTATCTTTTCCTTATGCTGATAGGAGGATCGGTTAACTACCTGACTTATGCACTATTGGTATCAACCCAAGAGTTCATAGCATCAAATCCTGTCATTGGCGTTGCCGCAGGAAGTATAGCGGGAATGTTCATAAATCTAGCAACATCAAAAATATTCTTATTCAAGAATGCAGAAAGCAAAATACATGGAGATGATTTTGATCAAGCCGAATAA
- a CDS encoding response regulator, translating into MSSLLIVDDDLEVLALLKKFFVQHGYSVEVATEGASLWAALERQVPDLIILDLMLPGENGLTLCQRLRQLHAVPVIMLTAMGELSDRVVGLEMGADDYLSKPFDARELLARVRAVLRRAGESRPVTGEVPRPLIRFADWQLDLTRRELRSPDQVMIPLSAGEFDLLLVFVEHPQRILTREQLLDLARGQAHDAFDRSIDVQVSRLRRKLEFDTKRPAMIRTVRNGGYLFTPSVTRQ; encoded by the coding sequence GTGAGCAGTCTGTTGATCGTGGACGACGACCTTGAGGTCCTCGCGCTGCTGAAGAAATTTTTTGTGCAACACGGCTACTCGGTGGAAGTCGCCACCGAGGGCGCTTCGCTGTGGGCGGCGCTGGAGCGGCAGGTGCCGGACCTGATCATTCTCGATCTGATGCTGCCGGGGGAAAACGGCCTGACCCTTTGCCAGCGCCTGCGCCAGCTGCACGCCGTGCCGGTGATCATGCTGACCGCCATGGGCGAATTGAGCGACCGCGTGGTGGGCTTGGAAATGGGCGCCGACGATTACCTGAGCAAACCCTTCGATGCCCGCGAGTTGCTGGCCCGGGTGCGCGCGGTGCTGCGCCGGGCCGGGGAGAGTCGGCCGGTGACCGGGGAGGTGCCGCGCCCGTTGATCCGGTTCGCCGACTGGCAACTGGACCTGACCCGCCGCGAACTGCGCTCGCCGGACCAGGTGATGATCCCGCTGTCGGCGGGGGAGTTCGACCTGCTGCTGGTGTTCGTCGAGCATCCGCAACGCATCCTCACCCGCGAGCAGTTGCTCGACCTGGCGCGCGGGCAGGCCCATGACGCCTTCGACCGCAGCATCGATGTGCAGGTCAGTCGCCTGCGGCGCAAGCTGGAGTTCGACACCAAGCGCCCGGCGATGATTCGCACGGTGCGCAATGGCGGCTATCTGTTCACCCCCAGCGTGACCCGCCAATGA
- a CDS encoding tyrosine-type recombinase/integrase — protein MKRSDIKRRPLADTVLSSLEPEPKEYREFYGIDRIYFVVAANGRKRWEFRYKKPSTGKWSWLGLGGYPETSARRARDKADEVQALLNHGTDPANQKQAAKKAIEEAESTTFRAVATVWLEKKEKDGRSDSTLDKIRTYLDKDLLPALGDMQVHDIGRRSCADLLASIEARKAFNVAKKVRGWLKEIFSQAIAKGLIEYNPASELLSIAAEAPPTQQYPHLLEEELPDFMRAMKKTTSRLAARTAAWLTIWTASRPGMVRWAEWSEFNLEESLWEVSAKKMKMDRDILIPLPRQAVDALYELKEFTGRSRYLFPGVGQKTAVISENTINKVFATVGYKGRLVGHGTRHTASTLLREHDWIKDHIEMQLAHKEGGMSGVYNKAKYLRQRRVMMQWYADYLDALGEGMTNERQTDFDKLVNS, from the coding sequence TTGAAGCGTTCCGACATCAAGCGGCGCCCCCTGGCGGACACCGTTCTTTCATCGCTAGAACCTGAGCCCAAGGAGTACCGAGAGTTCTATGGGATCGATCGCATCTACTTCGTAGTCGCCGCAAATGGGCGCAAGCGCTGGGAATTCCGCTACAAGAAGCCATCAACCGGCAAGTGGTCATGGCTTGGTCTTGGCGGCTACCCAGAGACGTCTGCCCGACGCGCTAGAGATAAAGCCGATGAGGTCCAGGCTCTTCTCAATCATGGAACAGATCCGGCGAACCAGAAGCAGGCCGCAAAGAAAGCGATCGAAGAAGCGGAGTCAACCACGTTTCGCGCGGTGGCCACGGTCTGGTTGGAGAAGAAAGAAAAGGACGGCCGCTCAGATTCGACCCTGGACAAAATCCGCACTTACCTGGACAAGGACCTCCTCCCAGCGCTGGGCGACATGCAGGTGCATGATATCGGGCGCCGGAGTTGCGCCGACTTGCTGGCGAGCATTGAAGCCCGCAAAGCCTTCAACGTTGCAAAGAAGGTTCGCGGATGGTTGAAAGAGATCTTCAGCCAGGCCATTGCCAAGGGGCTCATCGAGTACAACCCAGCATCTGAGCTACTGTCCATTGCTGCCGAAGCACCGCCTACACAGCAATACCCACACCTGCTCGAGGAAGAGCTGCCCGACTTTATGCGGGCAATGAAGAAGACCACCAGCAGGTTGGCCGCACGAACAGCAGCATGGCTGACGATCTGGACAGCGTCGCGCCCGGGCATGGTCCGCTGGGCGGAGTGGTCAGAGTTCAACCTCGAGGAAAGCCTTTGGGAAGTCTCAGCGAAGAAGATGAAGATGGACCGGGACATTCTGATACCACTGCCCAGACAGGCCGTGGACGCGCTTTACGAACTGAAGGAGTTTACCGGCCGTAGCCGGTACCTGTTCCCCGGGGTTGGCCAGAAAACTGCAGTGATCAGCGAGAACACAATAAACAAGGTCTTCGCCACGGTAGGCTATAAAGGAAGACTGGTAGGTCATGGCACTCGCCATACGGCAAGCACGCTGCTGCGAGAGCATGATTGGATAAAGGACCACATCGAAATGCAGCTAGCCCATAAGGAGGGCGGAATGAGCGGCGTGTACAACAAGGCAAAGTATCTGCGGCAGCGCAGAGTGATGATGCAGTGGTACGCCGATTATCTCGACGCCCTGGGAGAAGGGATGACAAACGAAAGGCAAACGGATTTCGACAAATTGGTGAACTCATGA
- a CDS encoding glycosyltransferase: MAKFDNGLFMSYRGLKIALITPCYNEEVAIAKVIRDFRKAMPCIEIYVFDNNSTDNTVAVALEEKAQVVSAPLRGKGNVVRRMFADVDADIFVMVDGDATYDAASVTRLVDKLIDEHLDMVVGCRETPEVLSGEAYRRGHQWGNRMLTQSVVQIFGGGFTDMLSGYRAFTRRYAKSFPALSRGFEIETELTVHALELRMPFGEVMTPYGARPEGSVSKLSTYKDGWRILKTIARLYIVERPFMFFAICAAIFASLSVAVSIPLIVEYIETGMVPRVPTAVLSASIMVCSLLSFSCGIILDNVTLGRQEIKRLAYLAIPRPSTNERP; this comes from the coding sequence ATGGCCAAATTTGACAATGGATTATTTATGTCTTACCGCGGACTTAAGATTGCTCTAATTACACCGTGCTACAACGAAGAAGTTGCCATTGCCAAGGTGATACGAGACTTTCGAAAGGCGATGCCTTGCATTGAAATTTATGTTTTCGACAACAACTCGACAGACAACACTGTTGCAGTTGCTTTAGAAGAAAAAGCACAGGTTGTTTCCGCTCCATTGCGCGGAAAAGGGAACGTGGTTCGAAGAATGTTTGCTGATGTGGATGCAGACATTTTTGTCATGGTTGATGGGGATGCAACTTACGATGCAGCCTCAGTTACTCGCCTTGTAGATAAGTTGATCGATGAACACCTAGACATGGTGGTTGGCTGCAGGGAAACACCTGAAGTCCTTTCAGGAGAGGCTTATCGCCGCGGTCACCAATGGGGAAACCGAATGCTAACGCAAAGCGTTGTGCAAATTTTCGGTGGCGGCTTTACAGATATGCTATCTGGCTATCGTGCTTTCACACGCAGATATGCAAAGTCATTCCCAGCGCTTTCTCGAGGGTTCGAAATCGAGACCGAGTTAACGGTCCACGCACTAGAGCTGAGAATGCCTTTTGGTGAAGTGATGACGCCATATGGTGCACGCCCAGAAGGATCAGTAAGCAAACTGTCTACATATAAAGACGGGTGGCGCATCCTAAAAACAATTGCTCGCCTGTACATTGTCGAAAGACCTTTCATGTTCTTCGCTATTTGTGCAGCGATTTTCGCCTCATTATCAGTAGCTGTTTCTATTCCTTTAATTGTTGAGTACATAGAGACAGGAATGGTACCAAGGGTCCCAACAGCAGTGCTTTCAGCATCAATAATGGTTTGTTCCCTACTATCATTTTCTTGCGGAATAATATTGGACAACGTAACACTAGGAAGACAAGAGATTAAACGACTCGCCTATTTGGCGATACCACGACCATCAACAAACGAGCGACCATAA
- the queA gene encoding tRNA preQ1(34) S-adenosylmethionine ribosyltransferase-isomerase QueA: MRVADFTFELPDSLIARHPLAERRASRLLTLDGLTGALAHRQFTDLLEHLRPGDLMVFNNTRVIPARLFGQKASGGKLEILVERVLDSHRVLAHVRSSKSPKPGSKILIDGGGEAEMLARHDTLFELGFAEEVLPLLERVGHMPLPPYIDRPDEDSDRERYQTVYSERLGAVAAPTAGLHFDQPLLEAIAAKGVETAFVTLHVGAGTFQPVRVERIEDHHMHNEWLEVSQDVVDAVAACRARGGRVVAVGTTSVRSLESAARDGVLKPFSGDTDIFIYPGRPFHVVDALVTNFHLPESTLLMLVSAFAGYPEAMAAYKAAVEHGYRFFSYGDAMFITRNPAPRGPEDQA; encoded by the coding sequence ATGCGTGTTGCTGACTTTACCTTCGAGCTCCCTGATTCGCTGATCGCCCGCCACCCCCTGGCCGAGCGTCGCGCGAGCCGCCTGTTGACCCTGGATGGGCTCACCGGCGCCCTGGCCCACCGTCAATTCACTGATTTGCTTGAGCATTTGCGCCCGGGCGACTTGATGGTGTTCAACAATACCCGGGTGATTCCGGCGCGCCTGTTTGGCCAGAAGGCCTCCGGCGGCAAGCTGGAAATCCTCGTGGAACGGGTGCTCGACAGTCACCGTGTGCTGGCCCACGTGCGCTCCAGCAAGTCGCCGAAACCGGGTTCGAAGATCCTCATCGACGGCGGTGGCGAGGCCGAGATGCTGGCCCGCCACGACACCCTGTTCGAGCTGGGGTTCGCCGAGGAAGTGCTGCCGCTGCTGGAGCGCGTCGGCCATATGCCGTTGCCTCCTTATATAGACCGTCCGGACGAAGACTCGGACCGCGAGCGTTATCAGACCGTGTACTCCGAGCGCCTGGGCGCGGTGGCCGCGCCGACCGCGGGGCTGCACTTCGACCAGCCGCTGCTGGAGGCGATTGCTGCCAAGGGCGTCGAGACTGCGTTCGTGACCCTGCATGTCGGCGCCGGGACCTTCCAGCCGGTGCGGGTGGAGCGCATCGAAGATCACCATATGCACAACGAATGGCTGGAAGTCAGCCAGGACGTGGTGGATGCGGTAGCCGCCTGCCGCGCGCGCGGCGGTCGGGTGGTGGCGGTGGGGACCACCAGCGTGCGTTCCCTGGAAAGCGCGGCGCGCGATGGCGTGCTCAAGCCGTTCAGCGGTGACACCGACATCTTTATCTACCCGGGCCGGCCGTTCCATGTGGTTGATGCCCTGGTCACCAACTTCCATTTGCCCGAATCCACGCTGTTGATGCTGGTTTCGGCGTTCGCCGGTTATCCCGAAGCCATGGCCGCCTACAAGGCTGCCGTCGAGCATGGATACCGCTTTTTTAGCTACGGTGATGCGATGTTCATCACCCGCAATCCCGCGCCACGCGGCCCTGAGGATCAAGCATGA